The following proteins are co-located in the Salvelinus sp. IW2-2015 unplaced genomic scaffold, ASM291031v2 Un_scaffold10259, whole genome shotgun sequence genome:
- the LOC112079914 gene encoding zinc-binding protein A33-like, with protein MATKPSLPEEDLCCPVCCNIFRDPVFLPCTHSICKACLQEFWKQKGSRECPMCRERLAMENPPCNLVLKNLCEAFLQEQSQRDSTRSEVLCSRHSEKLKLFCLDDKQPICVVCRDSKIHKKHDCIPTDEAALDYKEEVKTALKPLKETLEDYKEIKLICDQTAEHIKSQAEHTEKQIKKEFKKLHQFLQDEEEARIAALGKEEKQKSQMMKTKIEEMTREISSLLDTIRDIEKELGGEDISFLQNYNATVKRAQYTLPNPQRVSGSLIHVAKHLGNLQFRVWEKMQGIVKYTNLIXDPNTAHPHLILSEDLTSMIYCDEPQQLPDNLERFDECFVVLGSEGVSSGTNSWDIDVGGNKAWVLVVAPDSVQREGEFGFRHRTLGVWCIDEKYYTHSLSEALTPSTPFKVSKPQKIRMQLDWEKGQLSFVDPVNNTQLHKFMHTFKDRVFPYISSKHPLRISLSGDSASVQIRYKHAVN; from the coding sequence ATGGCAACTAAACCTTCTCTACCAGAGGAGGATCTCTGCTGTCCTGTGTGTTGTAATATTTTCAGGGATCCAGTTTTCCTGCCGTGTACTCACAGCATCTGCAAAGCCTGTCTTCAGGAATTCTGGAAACAGAAGGGATCTCGGGAATGTCCAATGTGCCGGGAAAGATTGGCAATGGAAAACCCCCCATGTAACCTGGTTTTAAAGAACCTGTGTGAGGCCTTCTTACAGGAGCAAAGTCAGAGAGATTCAACAAGGTCAGAGGTGCTCTGCAGTCGGCACAGTGAGAAACTCAAACTATTCTGTCTGGATGATAAGCAGCCCATCTGTGTGGTGTGTCGGGATTCAAAAATACATAAAAAGCATGACTGTATCCCCACGGATGAAGCTGCACTGGATTATAAGGAGGAAGTTAAGACTGCACTGAAACCCTTAAAGGAGACGCTGGAGGACTATAAGGAAATTAAACTGATCTGTGATCAAACAGCAGAGCACATTAAGAGCCAGGCAGAGCACACAGAGAAGCAAATTAAGAAGGAGTTTAAGAAGCTTCACCAGTTTCTACAAGATGAAGAGGAGGCCAGGATTGCTGCACTGGGGAAGGAAGAGAAGCAGAAGAGTCAGATGATGAAGACGAAGATTGAAGAGATGACCAGAGAGATCTCTTCACTTTTAGACACAATCAGAGACATAGAGAAGGAGCTGGGAGGTGAAGACATCTCATTCCTGCAGAACTACAATGCCACAGTGAAAAGAGCCCAGTACACACTGCCAAATCCACAGAGGGTTTCAGGATCACTGATCCATGTGGCAAAGCACCTGGGAAACCTGCAGTTCAGAGTCTGGGAGAAGATGCAGGGGATAGTTAAATACACTAATTTGATTCKGGACCCCAACACTGCCCATCCACATCTCATCCTGTCTGAGGATCTGACTAGTATGATATACTGTGATGAGCCACAGCAGCTTCCTGACAACCTAGAGAGATTTGATGAATGCTTTGTGGTCCTGGGCTCTGAGGGCGTTAGCTCAGGGACAAATAGCTGGGACATTGATGTTGGAGGAAATAAAGCCTGGGTCCTGGTTGTGGCCCCAGACTCTGTCCAGAGGGAGGGCGAGTTCGGCTTCAGACATAGAACCTTGGGTGTGTGGTGTATTGATGAGAAATATTATACACATTCCTTATCAGAGGCACTTACTccatccactccattcaaagtgAGTAAGCCCCAGAAAATCAGAATGCAGCTGGACTGGGAAAAAGGacagctctcatttgttgacccAGTCAATAACACGCAACTTCATAAATTCATGCATACTTTCAAAGATAGAGTCTTTCCATACATCTCTAGCAAACACCCTCTTAGGATTTCTTTGTCAGGGGATTCCGCCTCTGTCCAAATCAGGTACAAACATGCTGTAAACTAG